A single Lolium perenne isolate Kyuss_39 chromosome 6, Kyuss_2.0, whole genome shotgun sequence DNA region contains:
- the LOC127309577 gene encoding uncharacterized protein, with protein sequence MSVNSTVELMTLWASTSPSLMAFCFSHVIIAVLLLGSRGCAADVNGRADERVMEGSEAETPDDAAAQIQGIPRDSVGHDDPVIVTVTAIGGPDCAPQVNGRADECSVEAGEVDAAADRTQTREETSGQDDVTIAADALPSEVKCGDDDEQGDELMMRAEEFIQRMNRVWRTESVCVG encoded by the coding sequence ATGTCGGTGAACTCCACGGTCGAGCTGATGACGCTCTGGGCGTCCACCAGCCCGTCGCTCATGGCCTTCTGCTTCTCCCATGTCATCATCGCCGTCCTCCTCCTCGGCAGCCGCGGCTGCGCAGCCGACGTTAATGGCCGCGCCGACGAGCGAGTCATGGAAGGTTCTGAAGCTGAGACGccggatgatgctgctgcccaaatACAAGGAATCCCAAGGGACAGTGTAGGACACGACGACCCTGTCATCGTCACTGTCACTGCCATTGGAGGCCCCGACTGTGCTCCCCAAGTTAATGGCCGCGCGGATGAATGCTCCGTGGAAGCAGGCGAAGTTGACGCGGCCGCCGATAGGACACAGACAAGAGAAGAGACCAGTGGACAAGACGACGTGACCATTGCCGCTGACGCATTGCCGTCAGAGGTGAAATGCGGGGATGACGACGAGCAGGGAGACGAACTCATGATGAGAGCAGAGGAGTTCATCCAGAGGATGAACAGAGTGTGGAGAACAGAGAGTGTGTGCGTTGGCTGA